Proteins from a single region of Streptomyces spectabilis:
- a CDS encoding molybdopterin oxidoreductase family protein, with protein sequence MQPSRPVQAAAPGTVTPTHCPYCALQCGMGLARAGEGVKVVERPAFPVNGGALCGKGRTAPAVLSSRVRLTEPLVRSHATGGLVPATWEEALDRVAEGLARTRAAYGADACGVFGGGGLTNEKAYALGKFARVVLGTSQIDYNGRFCMSSAAAAGQRAFGVDRGLPFPLADVARTGCVILVGSNLAETMPPALRYLTEMKDNGGSLIVVDPRRTRTAEQADLHLAPRPGTDLALALGLLHLVVAEGHVDEEYVAARTSGWEEARAAAMAHWPEHVERITGVPVPQLRETVRRFGAAEHAMVLTARGPEQQAKGTDTVGAWINLCLATGRPGRPLSGYGCLTGQGNGQGGREHGQKADQLPGYRKLTDPGARAHVAAVWGVDPESLPGPGRSAYELLDALGGDVRALLLMGSNPVVSAPRAAHVEQRIRSLDFLAVADVVLSETAALADVVLPVTQWAEETGTVTNLEGRVLLRRKAVDPPPGVRSDLDVLHGLADRLGHGKGFPTEPEEVFDELRRASAGGIADYAGITYERLAAGNGEGVFWPCPEGTEGTEGTETAGAAGVPHAGTPRLFLERFATDDGRARFVAVAHRGAAEEPDAEYPVLLTTGRVLAQYQSGAQTRRVAELNAAAPGPFVELHPRLAARVGVADGDPVAVVSRRGRATVPARVTAGIRPDTVFMPFHWPGEGRANVLTHPALDPVSRMPEFKVCAVRLEAPG encoded by the coding sequence ATGCAGCCCTCCCGCCCCGTTCAGGCCGCCGCCCCCGGCACGGTCACGCCGACCCACTGTCCGTACTGCGCGCTCCAGTGCGGCATGGGGCTTGCGCGCGCGGGCGAAGGCGTGAAGGTTGTGGAGCGGCCCGCGTTCCCCGTCAACGGGGGCGCGCTGTGCGGCAAGGGCCGTACGGCACCCGCGGTGCTCTCCTCCCGGGTGCGCCTGACCGAGCCCCTCGTCCGATCCCACGCCACGGGCGGGCTCGTGCCGGCCACCTGGGAGGAGGCCCTGGACCGCGTGGCCGAGGGCCTGGCCCGCACGCGGGCGGCGTACGGCGCGGACGCGTGCGGGGTGTTCGGCGGGGGCGGGCTCACGAACGAGAAGGCGTACGCGCTCGGCAAGTTCGCGCGGGTGGTGCTCGGGACCTCGCAGATCGACTACAACGGGCGGTTCTGCATGTCGTCCGCCGCGGCGGCGGGGCAGCGGGCGTTCGGGGTCGACCGGGGCCTGCCGTTCCCGCTGGCGGACGTCGCCCGCACCGGGTGCGTGATCCTCGTCGGCTCGAACCTGGCGGAGACGATGCCGCCCGCGCTGCGCTACCTCACGGAGATGAAGGACAACGGCGGCTCGCTGATCGTCGTGGACCCGCGGCGCACCCGCACCGCCGAGCAGGCCGATCTGCATCTGGCGCCGCGCCCCGGCACGGACCTGGCGCTCGCCCTGGGCCTGCTGCACCTGGTGGTGGCCGAGGGGCACGTGGACGAGGAGTACGTCGCCGCGCGCACCAGCGGCTGGGAGGAGGCGCGGGCGGCGGCGATGGCGCACTGGCCGGAGCACGTCGAGCGGATCACGGGCGTGCCGGTGCCCCAACTGCGGGAGACGGTACGGCGGTTCGGCGCGGCCGAGCACGCCATGGTGCTGACCGCGCGCGGCCCCGAGCAGCAGGCGAAGGGCACGGACACGGTGGGCGCGTGGATCAACCTGTGCCTGGCGACGGGCAGGCCGGGGCGGCCGCTGTCCGGGTACGGCTGCCTGACCGGCCAGGGCAACGGGCAGGGCGGCCGTGAGCACGGCCAGAAGGCCGACCAGCTGCCGGGCTACCGCAAGTTGACGGACCCCGGGGCGCGGGCGCACGTGGCGGCGGTGTGGGGCGTGGACCCGGAATCGCTTCCGGGGCCCGGGCGTTCGGCATACGAGCTGCTCGACGCGCTCGGCGGGGACGTGCGGGCGCTGCTGCTCATGGGCTCCAACCCGGTGGTGTCGGCGCCCCGGGCCGCGCACGTGGAGCAGCGGATCAGGTCCCTGGACTTCCTGGCGGTCGCGGACGTGGTGCTCTCGGAGACCGCCGCGCTCGCCGACGTGGTCCTGCCGGTCACGCAGTGGGCCGAGGAGACCGGCACGGTGACGAACCTGGAGGGCAGGGTGCTGCTCCGCCGCAAGGCGGTGGACCCCCCGCCCGGGGTGCGCAGCGACCTCGACGTCCTGCACGGCCTCGCGGACCGGCTCGGCCACGGGAAGGGCTTCCCGACCGAGCCGGAGGAGGTCTTCGACGAACTGCGCCGGGCCAGCGCGGGCGGGATCGCGGACTACGCGGGCATCACGTACGAACGCCTCGCGGCGGGGAACGGCGAGGGGGTGTTCTGGCCTTGCCCGGAGGGGACGGAGGGGACGGAGGGGACGGAGACGGCCGGTGCGGCCGGTGTTCCGCACGCCGGGACGCCGCGGCTCTTTCTGGAGCGGTTCGCCACGGATGACGGGCGGGCGCGGTTCGTGGCGGTGGCGCACCGGGGCGCCGCCGAGGAGCCCGACGCGGAGTACCCCGTCCTGCTCACCACCGGGCGGGTGCTCGCCCAGTACCAGTCGGGGGCGCAGACGCGGCGCGTGGCCGAGTTGAACGCCGCCGCGCCGGGGCCCTTCGTGGAGCTCCATCCACGGCTCGCGGCCCGGGTCGGGGTGGCCGACGGGGACCCGGTCGCCGTGGTGTCGCGGCGCGGCCGGGCCACCGTGCCCGCCCGGGTCACGGCGGGCATCCGGCCCGACACCGTGTTCATGCCGTTCCACTGGCCCGGCGAGGGGCGGGCCAACGTGCTGACCCATCCCGCGCTCGACCCGGTGTCGCGGATGCCGGAGTTCAAGGTGTGCGCGGTGCGCCTGGAGGCGCCGGGGTGA
- a CDS encoding gamma-glutamylcyclotransferase family protein, with the protein MTERLPFFVYGTLRPGGRNHAFLYGRVLTCVPARLPDAVLYDGPGYPYAVRAPGAGPVHGDLVTARPETYRRLLADLDHLEEYVPGDPRSLYLRVARDVVREDGTTTPAWVYVAAPPLAARLRATATPLRSGAWLTPAPPGAPRTP; encoded by the coding sequence GTGACCGAGCGGCTGCCGTTCTTCGTGTACGGAACGCTGCGCCCGGGCGGGCGCAACCACGCCTTCCTGTACGGGCGCGTCCTGACGTGCGTGCCCGCCCGCCTCCCGGACGCCGTCCTCTACGACGGGCCCGGCTACCCGTACGCGGTCCGGGCCCCCGGCGCGGGCCCCGTCCACGGCGACCTGGTGACCGCCCGCCCCGAGACGTACCGGCGGCTGCTCGCCGACCTGGACCACCTGGAGGAGTACGTCCCCGGCGACCCCCGCAGCCTCTATCTGCGCGTGGCCCGCGACGTCGTCCGCGAGGACGGCACGACGACGCCGGCCTGGGTGTACGTGGCGGCCCCGCCCCTGGCGGCGCGGCTGCGGGCCACGGCGACACCGCTGCGGAGCGGTGCCTGGCTCACCCCGGCGCCTCCAGGCGCACCGCGCACACCTTGA
- the cutA gene encoding divalent-cation tolerance protein CutA has protein sequence MVLTTTDTADKADTLARGAIEARLAACAQINGPVTSVYRWEGALETAREWQLLLKTTDERYAALESWLVQAHDYETPEIIATPVTRGSAAYLGWVAAETAE, from the coding sequence ATGGTCCTGACCACCACGGACACCGCCGACAAGGCCGACACCCTGGCGCGCGGCGCCATCGAGGCCCGCCTCGCGGCCTGCGCCCAGATCAACGGCCCGGTCACCTCCGTCTACCGCTGGGAAGGCGCCCTGGAGACGGCCCGCGAGTGGCAGCTCCTCCTGAAGACGACGGACGAGCGGTACGCCGCCCTGGAGTCCTGGCTGGTCCAGGCCCACGACTACGAGACGCCGGAGATCATCGCCACCCCCGTGACCCGGGGCAGCGCGGCCTACCTCGGCTGGGTCGCGGCGGAGACCGCCGAGTGA
- a CDS encoding sensor histidine kinase — protein MTPGQIDGVNGRPLKPRRLLAALNTLGLRWKIAALLAAGCAVVAVAIGLLVHQARLDQVGASARSGASGQLVRVRQLYELTGQVDHDSTRDGTRAAIDAPGLPEPLREAALAGRRSTYLDMDSADPAVWAARPVGDRVLSVRLPLREQADEMAEFDQQLLVSGAVVVALAALGGAGLASRLSRDLRAAATIARRISQGDLDARIDHPLPPGFRHGRDEVADLATAVDTMAASLQRRLEAEQRFTADVAHELRTPLTGLHTAAELLPPSRPTELVRDRVCALRALTEDLLEVARLDADVERPDLEVHPLAALVDSMVQRGLFAGQPTDRGVRFEGVGERLVRTDARRLERILANLVGNARRHGGDPVELSVDGAVVTVRDHGPGFPEHLLREGPQRFKTGARERGQGTGLGLTIALGQAAVVGARVELANAPDGGAVAVVRLPEA, from the coding sequence GTGACGCCCGGACAGATCGACGGCGTGAACGGCCGCCCCCTCAAGCCGCGCCGCCTGCTCGCCGCGCTCAACACGCTCGGCCTGCGCTGGAAGATCGCCGCGCTGCTCGCCGCGGGCTGCGCGGTCGTGGCGGTGGCGATCGGCCTCCTCGTCCACCAGGCGCGGCTCGACCAGGTGGGCGCGAGCGCGCGCTCCGGGGCGTCCGGGCAGCTGGTGCGGGTGCGGCAGCTGTACGAGCTGACGGGGCAGGTCGACCACGACAGCACCCGGGACGGCACGCGGGCGGCCATCGACGCGCCCGGTCTGCCGGAGCCGCTGCGCGAGGCCGCGCTCGCCGGGCGGCGCAGCACGTATCTGGACATGGATTCCGCCGATCCGGCGGTGTGGGCGGCGCGCCCGGTCGGCGACCGGGTCCTGTCCGTACGGCTCCCGCTGCGCGAACAGGCCGACGAGATGGCCGAGTTCGACCAGCAGCTCCTGGTGTCGGGAGCCGTCGTCGTGGCGCTCGCCGCGCTCGGGGGCGCGGGCCTCGCCAGCCGGCTCAGCCGGGACCTGCGGGCCGCCGCGACCATCGCCCGCCGCATCAGCCAGGGCGACCTGGACGCCCGCATCGACCACCCGCTGCCGCCCGGCTTCCGGCACGGCCGCGACGAGGTCGCCGACCTGGCGACGGCCGTCGACACGATGGCCGCCTCGCTCCAGCGCCGCCTGGAGGCCGAGCAGCGGTTCACCGCGGACGTGGCGCACGAGCTGCGCACCCCGCTGACCGGCCTGCACACCGCCGCCGAGCTGCTTCCGCCGAGCCGTCCCACGGAGCTGGTGCGCGACCGCGTGTGCGCGCTGCGGGCGCTCACCGAGGACCTGCTGGAGGTGGCGCGGCTCGACGCGGACGTCGAGCGGCCCGACCTGGAAGTGCACCCGCTCGCCGCCCTGGTCGACTCCATGGTCCAACGGGGGCTCTTCGCGGGGCAGCCCACGGACCGCGGCGTACGGTTCGAGGGCGTCGGCGAGCGTCTCGTACGGACGGACGCGCGCCGCCTCGAGCGGATCCTGGCGAACCTCGTCGGCAACGCGCGCCGGCACGGCGGCGACCCCGTCGAGCTGAGCGTCGACGGGGCCGTGGTGACCGTGCGCGACCACGGGCCCGGCTTCCCCGAGCACCTGCTGCGCGAGGGCCCGCAGCGGTTCAAGACCGGCGCCCGCGAGCGCGGCCAGGGCACCGGGCTCGGTCTGACCATCGCGCTCGGCCAGGCGGCGGTGGTCGGCGCCCGCGTGGAGCTGGCCAACGCGCCGGACGGCGGCGCGGTCGCGGTCGTCCGCCTGCCGGAGGCCTGA
- a CDS encoding NADPH-dependent FMN reductase, with amino-acid sequence MNTTTDVSPSPAAALSATAAKPVKLAVIVGSNREGRFGPVVAEWLLRRVREQQGFEIDVVDLADVDLPTSLSHRPDAATRAELAKVSPKLAAADAFVVLTPEYNHSYPASLKSLIDWHHPEWQAKPIAFVSYGGLSGGLRSVEHLRPVFAELHAVTIRETVSFHNAGALFDDEGNHKEPAAADAAAKAMLDQLAWWAWALRAAKEVRPYGS; translated from the coding sequence ATGAACACCACCACGGATGTCTCCCCGTCCCCCGCCGCCGCCCTGTCCGCCACGGCCGCGAAGCCCGTGAAGCTCGCCGTGATCGTCGGCAGCAACCGCGAGGGCCGCTTCGGCCCGGTCGTCGCCGAGTGGCTGCTGCGCCGCGTGCGCGAGCAGCAGGGCTTCGAGATCGACGTCGTCGACCTGGCCGACGTCGACCTGCCCACGTCCCTCTCGCACCGGCCCGACGCCGCGACCCGCGCCGAACTCGCCAAGGTCTCGCCGAAGCTGGCCGCCGCCGACGCGTTCGTCGTCCTCACCCCCGAGTACAACCACTCCTACCCCGCCTCCCTGAAGAGCCTGATCGACTGGCACCACCCCGAGTGGCAGGCCAAGCCGATCGCGTTCGTCTCCTACGGCGGGCTCTCCGGCGGCCTCCGCTCGGTCGAGCACCTGCGCCCGGTCTTCGCCGAACTGCACGCCGTCACCATCCGCGAGACCGTCTCCTTCCACAACGCGGGCGCCCTCTTCGACGACGAGGGCAACCACAAGGAGCCCGCGGCCGCCGACGCCGCCGCGAAGGCCATGCTGGACCAGCTCGCGTGGTGGGCGTGGGCGCTGCGCGCCGCCAAGGAGGTCCGGCCGTACGGGAGTTGA
- the soxR gene encoding redox-sensitive transcriptional activator SoxR — MTSHLAPDAKEATVGELAERSGVAPSALRFYEREGLITSRRTTGNQRRYSRDTLRRVAFIRTSQRLGIPLATIREVLALLPEDRTPNREDWARISECWRADLDGRIRTLQRLRDNLTDCIGCGCLSLDKCALSNPWDELAAHGPGPRRLIED, encoded by the coding sequence ATGACCTCGCACCTCGCACCGGACGCCAAGGAAGCCACCGTCGGCGAGCTCGCCGAGCGCAGCGGAGTGGCACCTTCCGCCTTGCGCTTCTACGAGCGGGAAGGGCTCATCACCAGCCGCCGCACCACCGGCAACCAGCGCCGCTACAGCCGGGACACACTGCGCCGCGTGGCCTTCATCCGCACTTCGCAGCGGCTCGGCATCCCGCTGGCCACGATCCGCGAGGTGCTCGCCCTGCTCCCGGAGGACCGCACGCCGAACCGCGAGGACTGGGCCCGGATCTCCGAGTGCTGGCGGGCCGACCTCGACGGGCGCATCCGCACCCTCCAGCGCCTGCGCGACAACCTCACCGACTGCATCGGCTGCGGCTGCCTCTCGCTCGACAAGTGCGCCCTGTCGAACCCGTGGGACGAGCTGGCCGCGCACGGCCCGGGGCCGCGCCGCCTGATCGAGGACTGA
- a CDS encoding aminotransferase class IV, translating to MTTSNPAAPERLEIDGAPATAEQLRARALDGFGHFTAMQVRGGAVRGLGLHLDRLDAATRELFDQGLDGDRVRAAIRHALAGDGTGRAELRDAAVRVYVHAPDGEPSLMVTVRAPVELPATMAGRAQSLKSVPYVRPVAHLKHLGGFGQTYHRREAERLGYDEALLTGPDGAISEGAVTNVAFFDGREVVWPEAPHLAGITMRLLEPLLAEAGLPTRRGPVFLRDLPAYRAAFVTNSWGVSPVRRVDDRDFPLDEKLMATVAGLYEDAPLDVI from the coding sequence ATGACGACATCGAACCCCGCCGCCCCCGAGCGCCTTGAGATCGACGGCGCCCCCGCCACCGCGGAGCAGCTGCGCGCACGCGCTCTCGACGGCTTCGGGCACTTCACCGCGATGCAGGTCAGGGGCGGCGCCGTGCGCGGGCTCGGGCTCCATCTGGACCGGCTCGACGCGGCGACCCGCGAGCTCTTCGACCAGGGCCTGGACGGCGACCGGGTCCGCGCGGCGATCCGGCACGCGCTCGCCGGGGACGGCACCGGGCGCGCGGAGCTCCGGGACGCCGCCGTGCGCGTCTACGTGCACGCCCCCGACGGCGAGCCGTCCCTGATGGTCACCGTCCGCGCGCCCGTCGAGCTGCCCGCGACCATGGCCGGACGGGCCCAGTCCCTGAAGTCCGTCCCGTACGTGCGCCCCGTCGCGCACCTCAAGCACCTGGGCGGCTTCGGGCAGACGTACCACCGGCGCGAGGCGGAGCGGCTCGGCTACGACGAGGCCCTGCTCACCGGGCCCGACGGCGCGATCAGCGAGGGCGCGGTGACGAACGTGGCCTTCTTCGACGGGCGCGAGGTCGTCTGGCCCGAGGCCCCGCACCTGGCGGGCATCACCATGCGCCTTCTCGAACCGCTGCTCGCGGAGGCCGGGCTTCCCACGCGCCGGGGTCCGGTGTTCCTGCGGGACCTGCCCGCGTACCGGGCCGCCTTCGTCACGAACTCCTGGGGCGTCTCCCCCGTCCGGCGCGTCGACGACCGGGACTTCCCCCTCGACGAGAAGCTCATGGCCACGGTGGCCGGCCTGTACGAGGACGCGCCCCTGGATGTGATCTGA
- a CDS encoding class F sortase has protein sequence MAGSPRAARGKAGTALIGTVTALALCSGAWLLHSGTAERPPPQPSAAQASSPEARSAPAAAPLPPSPPDRVRAPAIGVDAPLTGLGLTRQGSLDVPPPHHDNLAGWYEAGTTPGERGTAIVAGHVDNADGPAVFYRLGALKKGQVIEVERRDGTVALFAVDAVEVYDAKAFPDEKVYGAAARAELRVITCGGAYSKRTGYQGNVVVFAHLTGTRP, from the coding sequence ATGGCAGGGAGCCCGCGCGCGGCCCGCGGCAAGGCCGGGACCGCGCTCATAGGGACCGTCACCGCGCTCGCCCTGTGCTCCGGCGCGTGGCTGTTGCACAGCGGCACGGCGGAGCGTCCGCCGCCGCAGCCGTCGGCCGCGCAGGCCTCCTCGCCGGAGGCGCGGTCGGCGCCCGCCGCGGCGCCGCTGCCACCCTCGCCGCCCGACCGCGTCCGGGCGCCCGCCATCGGCGTGGACGCGCCGCTGACGGGGCTCGGCCTGACCCGCCAGGGCAGCCTCGACGTGCCGCCGCCGCACCACGACAACCTCGCCGGGTGGTACGAGGCGGGCACCACGCCCGGCGAACGCGGTACGGCGATCGTCGCCGGGCACGTCGACAACGCGGACGGGCCCGCCGTCTTCTACCGCCTCGGCGCGCTCAAGAAGGGGCAGGTCATCGAGGTGGAGCGGCGCGACGGCACGGTCGCGCTCTTCGCGGTGGACGCCGTCGAGGTCTACGACGCGAAGGCCTTCCCCGACGAGAAGGTGTACGGGGCGGCCGCGCGGGCCGAGCTGCGGGTGATCACCTGCGGCGGGGCGTACTCGAAGCGCACGGGCTACCAGGGCAACGTGGTGGTCTTCGCCCACCTGACGGGCACGCGCCCCTAG
- a CDS encoding NAD(P)/FAD-dependent oxidoreductase, whose product MTSHCGKGPAPRVVVVGAGLAGARLAARLGADALLIGEEPYAPYNRVLLTDVLAGRLAPEVIALPAPAAHLRTRAERIDRAERVVECADGSRVPYGTLVLATGANPVLPPLRGLFPPGATELPGGVHAFRTLDDCLALSAAVTPGCRAVVIGGGLLGVCAARALADRGARVVLAQQGDRLMERQLDPAASALVREHLTRLGVEVHTECRVRGLRQHDGAVTAVELADGFVLDTELTVLACGVRPRVGLARAAGLDVRRGVVVDDALRTGDPRVHAIGDCAEHASRTPCLAAPALDQADALAAALTAPESARPYAGTRSLTRLTLPHAERPLDVAAFGEPDARPDDDVLRLADATRGTYRKVVVRGDRLVGGVLLGDLAAVGALARAWEADEPLPDDGAPPLHLLTHDGGH is encoded by the coding sequence ATGACCAGTCACTGCGGGAAGGGCCCGGCGCCGCGGGTCGTCGTGGTGGGGGCCGGGCTCGCCGGAGCCCGGCTCGCCGCCCGGCTCGGGGCGGACGCGCTGCTGATCGGGGAGGAACCGTACGCCCCGTACAACCGCGTCCTGCTCACGGACGTGCTCGCGGGCCGCCTCGCCCCCGAGGTGATCGCCCTGCCCGCCCCGGCCGCGCACCTGCGCACCCGCGCGGAGCGCATCGACCGCGCGGAGCGGGTGGTCGAGTGCGCGGACGGCTCCCGCGTGCCGTACGGGACGCTGGTGCTCGCCACCGGCGCGAACCCGGTCCTGCCCCCGCTGCGCGGCCTGTTCCCGCCGGGCGCCACCGAGCTGCCCGGCGGTGTGCACGCGTTCCGGACCCTGGACGACTGCCTGGCGCTCTCGGCCGCCGTGACGCCCGGCTGCCGCGCCGTGGTCATCGGCGGCGGCCTGCTCGGCGTCTGCGCGGCCCGCGCGCTCGCCGACCGGGGCGCCCGGGTCGTGCTCGCCCAGCAGGGCGACCGGCTGATGGAGCGCCAGCTCGACCCGGCGGCTTCAGCCCTGGTGCGCGAGCACCTGACGCGGCTCGGCGTGGAGGTGCACACCGAGTGCCGGGTGCGGGGCCTGCGACAGCACGACGGCGCCGTGACGGCCGTCGAGCTGGCGGACGGCTTCGTGCTCGACACCGAGCTGACCGTGCTCGCCTGCGGCGTCCGCCCCCGCGTCGGGCTCGCCCGCGCCGCGGGCCTCGACGTGCGCCGGGGCGTCGTCGTGGACGACGCCCTGCGGACCGGCGACCCCCGCGTCCACGCCATCGGCGACTGCGCCGAGCACGCGAGCCGCACCCCCTGTCTGGCCGCGCCCGCGCTCGACCAGGCCGACGCCCTCGCCGCGGCGCTCACCGCGCCGGAGTCCGCACGCCCGTACGCGGGCACCCGCTCGCTCACCCGCCTCACCCTCCCGCACGCCGAACGTCCCCTGGACGTCGCCGCGTTCGGGGAGCCCGACGCCCGCCCCGACGACGACGTGCTGCGGCTCGCGGACGCCACGCGCGGCACGTACCGCAAGGTCGTGGTGCGCGGCGACCGGCTCGTCGGCGGCGTCCTGCTCGGCGATCTCGCGGCGGTCGGCGCGCTCGCCCGCGCCTGGGAGGCGGACGAGCCGCTGCCCGACGACGGCGCCCCGCCGCTGCATCTGCTCACCCACGACGGAGGTCACTGA